Genomic window (Magnolia sinica isolate HGM2019 chromosome 10, MsV1, whole genome shotgun sequence):
TTACAGGGCCTTATCTGTAGgtcggatggcaaatatacattacaatgggtcttaGGAAATTTTAAATAGTGGAAtgttcgatcaccactgtttcctatagtatggtccaagtgagactttgaatatgcttattttcaggctcatgttctaaaattatctttaaaaaaaaaaaagatggacaaaGTAGAATatatagagaaagaaagaggaatgctcacacacaactggtAGGAACTAAGTGCTAATGACTGTTAATAAATGACTCTCTTTAAATATTAATTCAAACAAACAAAGGATTAGCTAGCTTCGAATACCCCACCGtcatgtttatataaaatccaccctaaccattAGATGAGTCACCCCTTGTTAGATCCGGGGCTGAAAATCAGCCCCATCGGTGGTTAAGGAAGACCACGTGATTGAAAACATTGTACAAGgaaaactcaccctccaaactgtttcccttggtatgggcTACTTGAATTATGTATGGGCTGGCATTTTAGGCATCATATTTAGATTTTGGTGCAGCATATAccggttagagtggatttcatgtgcTCATCATGGTGAACCCTTAGCAAtcgagggtggacgtctctcccaattgtttccatgggaatggcccacttgaatcacacatcACTCTGATTTTTTGGCTCTAGCTAGGCTCAACAAAGGATTATACATCCAATGATTAGAGTAGATCTCatgtacacatcacggtggactttgaaaaaaaaaaagaagcgtgGGCGTGGGCGTCCATCAAGAACATTAGCCCCAAGAAATGTGCATGTTTCCGAGAAGAGGGGAGAGTGGATAGGTATTACCCGGATAAGAATGGAACGGGTGCTTCAGTGACCATCAGACCCatcttatgtatgtgttgtatatccacgccgtccatcagtttttaccaAACATTTTAATATTGgctaccaaaaaatgaagcatatccaaatccctAGTGGACTAATTAAACAACAATAGAACAGGAAATAGTGAAAActgaacgtccacagttaaaaacttcctacgtcTCCTTATAATATTCATTTGCCatcaaccagttgataaggtgaaaccgacatggataaagggaaaacacagatatcagcttgatccaaaagtactTAATTTATGCccctgtgaagtttttaatggtcaatcaccatggtttcttgtgatgtggtccactggatatatggatgtacttcatttttttggggccatgccctaaaTTAACATGAAAAAATATTGATGGACATcaaggatatataacacatacatgaaggtgggctgaTGGACATCgtagatatataacacatgcatgaaggtgggcctcatggctAGGTAAACACCCACAGTGGTGTTGCCGTGTAACCCGACTTGGAATGCGTAGGGACAAGGCCGGTACCGTTTGATGTGGCAAATTCCtatggccccaacatgatgtaagtgATATATGATCTCAATTGCTAGATTATCTCAAGGCACGAATCCAAAAAtggtgaggcagatccaagtctcaagtgtaccacacccgAGAAAGCAGTTAGGGCAATGACTAatctactgttaaaaccttcctcgggcccaccatgatgtttattttacattttaCCTGTTCAACACTACTGTTTTATTTCTGTGttatccatttgatctttggatctacctcatttttgggctcatactctaaattgatatgaaaagatggatgaacagtgtggatataacacatgcatcgtgaTGGGGCTGTGAAATTTTGCCACATAAAATGGTACCTAGGTGCTAGGCAATCATGGTCTTTTATGGGAACCAACAAGAAAGATGCGTCCGACCCTTTATGTTTTTTTATAGGGCCTAACTTGACCTGTACCTAAGATCTACTCTATCctttagatgtgtaatcccatgtcAAGGcagacaagaaaaaaaaaaagaattacgTGACTTATGGGAGCCATACCAATAGAAACAATTGAAAGAGAGACGTCCGCtcttaatttttaaataaatcaCGATGATAAGCATTTGAAATTCACCCAAACAATTAGATGCCGTATCAAAAGTTAGGCTTCAGGGCTAAAAATCATGCCTATATTTGATTCAAGCGCGTtataccaagggaaatagtttggatgaTAACCTTTTGATGTATAtagtttccaatcgtgtggtccacctgaatgatGGATGGGGTCGATTTTAGGATGCTAACTCTAACATTAGGTGACTCACCTGATGCACGGATTAGATTTGACATTAGCACCATGGTGGGACCACCCTAACCGTCGaggcattttcattttttaaataacttTTCATCTAAAACTattattaacattaattaataTTTAAAGAAGGTCACTAGTTGGGCCCACGTATGATAAGGGCCGTCCCTAATCTGCTTCAGTGTTTGGGGAGTACCCCTCCAAGACGTAATTAGAGACGATGATCATGGAAGGGGCCTGTGGGTTCACcataacatgtgttttatcaagctGTCCATTCATCCAGATGCAGATGGAAtgctcaagttttggatcaagctaatatttaagttttccttcatccagatgcGCCGAGGAAggattcaacggtgggcatcattgtcaccactgcttgctgtggtatggtccacttgatccttcgaTCTGCATTCTTTTCCGATGatggcataaaatgatctgtcaaaattgatggacggcgtggataaaaacacatacattacggtgggcccgacAGATCCCTGTAACGACTGTCCGTCTCTAGTCAGAGGGGTTAGTACTCAATCCGCGTCCCCGCGtgtctgtgagagagagagagagagagagagagagagttacataCAATTTCTCATTTGAAGTTGGATCGCATGATGATTGATCCCGTGAGTCATGACAGCTCATCCTCGACCAATTTCCCATCATCATCGTGATAACGGATGATATTGGGGATGTGCTGGACCTTGAAGTGGTCCTCTCCACCCTTCTTTACCCTGTCCATGAATTCTTCGCCCATGTCCTCCAAGGCTAGTTGTTGAAGAGCGGCAAGATGCTGAAATCCGTCCGGGAGCTTCTTTAAATTTGGACATTTAGAAATGTGGAGATAGTCAAGGCATGGCATGGTACCCTCATCTATGCTGCTCCACTCCTCCAATGCTTCCATTTCTTGTAATGACAAAGTTCTGAGCTTAGGAAATCCTCCGACCGtacaaccaatccgcttccccatatAAGCATTCAGTAGAAGAAGGTACACCAGATTGGGTAAATGTCCTAGAGCTGTGAGTGGGTCACTTGTTAATTGGGTGTCAACAAAGAAGATCACCCGCACACAGTTGAGAGAGCCGACCCAAACCGGCAACTCCTTCATCACGCCTCCCACTCTTAGTTTCTCAAGATACTGCGGAGGCCTCGACACTGTTTGTAACTGGAGCCGCTCATTCTCATCAAAAGCATATATTTTGAGGGAACGCAGGTGTTGCAACTGACTAATGGAATTGCATAGTTCTGCACAGCATTCTTCTTTAACCTCAACATTTAATTTCCTAAGTTGGGTTAACTCACCCAATTCTCTCGATAATCTATCATCAACAAACGCACCTGATAATGTTTGGAGGTTACGTAAATTGATTGCTCCGCTTGGCATCTTAAGGTATTCAACAAAGAGAAGATGCCTCAATTGCAGCAGCATCTCTGTTCCAGCAGGCAAGCATTCCAAATTGGAATCCCTGACATCCAATGTCTGTAAGTTATGCAATCTTCCTATTGAAGTCGGCAGGTTCTTGATCTGTGTCCTCCTCAAGCTTAAATACCGTAAGTGAATTAGGCCACCCACTTCGTCCGGTAGATTCTTGACTTGAATGCCATCGAGATCTAGTATTCTCAGCAGCTTAAAATCTAATAATGTTCTGCGTAATGAGGAAGGAAAGTCATTTACATTATTTACAAAGAGTGACCGAGGATTCAAATTGACCATACTAGATAGAATGCCAATTTCACAGTTTTGAATTGCTAAATGGCGTTGCTTTCCATCCACCTTGGTGTCTCGGTTTGTTATGATTGTCCCAAACCCTTCCTTCTTAAACATATAGATAGCGATGTCACGCATGAGGTCATGCACTTGACACGCTATCAACTCCCCTGTAAAGTCTTCAAAGATAGGCTGGAGGAGGCTTCTGTTAATGAGCTGAACAAAGTAATCACTTGAGACCTCCTCCAGCGTCTTCCCTGGACTCTCCTCAACGAAGCCTTCAGCCACCCATATGCGGATCAGCTTCTTTCTCTTGATTACATGATCCTCAGGGAACataccacaacacaagaaacagtaCTCGAGGTGAGGAGGTAAATAACGGTAGCTCATGAGCAGGGCTTCGTTCAATCTTGCAAGATCTTCGTTGTGGCTCAATTCCCAGTCCGGATTTTTTAATACATTATTCCATTCAAAAGCATCCATGCTCTTCTTCGACATGAGGCCGCCTATAGCCGCGATTGCAAGTGGTAAGCCTTTGCATCTTCTGACCAGGGCTTCTCCCACTCCGACCAAGTGCTGTGGGCAAGTCCCTTTGGGGTCTTTATCCCAAAAGGCCTTTCTGCAGAAGAGCTCCCAACCCAAATCATCAGATAATGGCTCGAGTTCATGTATGTTACATCTCTCGCCCACGGGAGAAGCTACATTTTGCATGCGGGTGGTGAAGATGATCTTGCCTCTGCCCTCACGAGGCAGAGCATGCTTcatgttgatgcaaatgtccgattcctcctcttggaccttcgtgtacctgcacaaaagaaaaagg
Coding sequences:
- the LOC131217427 gene encoding disease resistance protein RPM1-like, whose translation is MKHALPREGRGKIIFTTRMQNVASPVGERCNIHELEPLSDDLGWELFCRKAFWDKDPKGTCPQHLVGVGEALVRRCKGLPLAIAAIGGLMSKKSMDAFEWNNVLKNPDWELSHNEDLARLNEALLMSYRYLPPHLEYCFLCCGMFPEDHVIKRKKLIRIWVAEGFVEESPGKTLEEVSSDYFVQLINRSLLQPIFEDFTGELIACQVHDLMRDIAIYMFKKEGFGTIITNRDTKVDGKQRHLAIQNCEIGILSSMVNLNPRSLFVNNVNDFPSSLRRTLLDFKLLRILDLDGIQVKNLPDEVGGLIHLRYLSLRRTQIKNLPTSIGRLHNLQTLDVRDSNLECLPAGTEMLLQLRHLLFVEYLKMPSGAINLRNLQTLSGAFVDDRLSRELGELTQLRKLNVEVKEECCAELCNSISQLQHLRSLKIYAFDENERLQLQTVSRPPQYLEKLRVGGVMKELPVWVGSLNCVRVIFFVDTQLTSDPLTALGHLPNLVYLLLLNAYMGKRIGCTVGGFPKLRTLSLQEMEALEEWSSIDEGTMPCLDYLHISKCPNLKKLPDGFQHLAALQQLALEDMGEEFMDRVKKGGEDHFKVQHIPNIIRYHDDDGKLVEDELS